Part of the Sebastes umbrosus isolate fSebUmb1 chromosome 3, fSebUmb1.pri, whole genome shotgun sequence genome is shown below.
AAAGAGGGCAACTGTATTATCACCATCTGGCATCTTTCCCTTTAGTCACAGCGACATCTAGTGAGCAGAAGATAGCACTGACAACAATGGAAACATTGCACCAAGTCACTATTTTGCAACAGGATCAGTTTCTCAACAAAGAGACTTACAGTTGGTCGTTATAACTTTACAATGTGTTGCTTAGAGGAAATAAATACTAAAACACTAAAAGGTCAATATTAACAGGTGGCACAAATATGCCTTATTGTTCACTAAATGAATTAACTTTTTACAGTCCTCATATTGTTTGTATTGTAGTGAGAGGAGAGTCTGAAGCAACGCACCAGCAATATGCTTCCTCTCACTAACACTATTTGAGCAATACTGTTCTTTGATGCATCCTGCTGTGGTCAGAGGCGTTGATCCGCTTTTTGGGTTCCTTTAGAGGCACGCAACACTCTGAGGCATTGAGGAAGAAAAGCAGCATTTGAAAGTATCACCTTCGGGCTCAGAGCTTTCATAATACATCTAGACTTTTCCCACCTGTTGCTGCTGCCATCAAACTAACTTACAATGCCATCGATCGGCCCTTCCTTCTTTATCCTGGGTAAGGCTCTTTATATGTTGACGTGTTTTATCGAGATGCACCTGATTACACTGTATTAATCATTGGTTTTATAGCTAACAATGTGTTAAGCTTTGTTGTCAATATAACAGTTTTCCTGAGAACCCTGTACctcaaatgttcttttttttctggcttcAGGTAATTAATTATAGACGGTAAAATGCAAtggaaattaaatattaatgcttaatttaataaaataaaaaccctaAAGTCAGAGCGTATGAGTAAAACATCATACGACCAGCAGGGCCACACCTTAACATACATTAATACACAGCTGGTTCCCttttatacttacagttaacaGAGCTACTGTAAGTCATGCAGTCTGATGAGGTAGTGCAGGGTGGATTTACAGATCAGCAAAGACATTATACTTTTTTGgtgataaattattttttatatatgtgcaaagaCACAACAAATTgacaaccaacaaacaaacgaaAAACGTTAAGTTTCTTAAATCTGAACTTGTTGCCAATGTTTAAtgcttaaaggtcttattgataacatttttatgtagatgaatattgaaaaaaaacaaaaaaaacatccacagaggTTTTAGAAAGgtaccaaaataaaactatgGCACttcctaaaaaatatatatatatatattaggatTGTGAATtaagcatttaaaaaatgttggcgggtccaaaatgaatgttttgtttatcccTGTGGAAGATATGTaatgtttggttcccacttctaacaaggcctGTGAGCAAGTAGCATAACAATGTTGgttatcacgtggtatctctgtgtcgtcagtgaTCAGGTTTCCAataagtgtggaaaaaaaatggctgagtttgacaATAAGTGACaataagtgcctggcaaccagTTGTTgtaaagtgaatgcaatggaagaTGGGAGggagacatctagtggctgaatgttatcaatgttatcaacagTACCTTTAAACTTATGTTCACCTATTGGATAGTTTTGAAAAGGCGGTATCCTTTCTGCAGGTTTGGTTGTGGCTTCTGTCACAGCAAATGTGACGTCAACAAGCACAGCGCTTCCCAATGAATCCACCGCTGCAACAACCCTCGTCACCACCGATGTCACCAGAACCACCGACACCTTTACCGTCACTATCCCTACCACTAACAGCACCGAGGGCACCATCTCACCCTCAACAACAGAGATAGGTGAGAGCTATTTTCTCAACTACTGTATTTGTTGCCTTTTGCATTCATCCATAAGTGTTGGATTCCCCAAAAACAAGACCCTTACAGAAATTTTCATTGTCATTCTGTTGCTAGTGTAACAGCTTTGGTctaagtttacttcctgtcagctactgcattaacaaacattgcaacaggaaatacaaaggggcccgttaaaaatgtttatgttgtcaagttggAAAATGTCTACAGCCAGTCCACTCATCATCATGTCTTCTTTGTTTTATGATTTCTCCTGTCTGTGGCATATAAAATGCTTCTCTGATTCAGGTGGTGACAATTCTACAAATGGCAATGTAACCAAGACTACAGTGTCCCCAATCACCAAACCTAAATCCACTAATCCAACATCTACCACCAAACCAATCATCATAGGTGAGTTGAGACTGCTGATTAATAAACCATGTTCTACAATTTGGTGTTCCTTGATTAGTCTGAGGATTTGACAGTTTTACATTGCCACACATTGTGATATAAGTGGGGACAACTGAAACTTATATGCCActcaaattatatttatcttGAGCATAAACCAAATTCATCGCTTTGTGGGCTATAATAAGAACAAGCTAATTACAGAAACACAGTTCTCATAACCTGCTGTACATTTTATCTTGTTAAATCAAAATGTTAAATGACGGAGAAAAAGAAATATCTGAGTTTAAATTGGATCGAGTgatgaatattatttataatacgTTAAAGCTGCATTAGTCAATATTTTTAGTAGggatgtcaattgattaaaatatttaatcgtgattaattgcatgagtgtctatagttttttattttgtttttatctgttcaaaatgtaccgtaaagggagatttgtcaaatatttaatactcttatcaacatgggagttgtcaaatatgcttgtttatgcaaatgtatttatatatttttttttttctttttattttaacttatgtccaaaaaccctcccaggtactgcatttagcataaaaaatatgctcaaatcataacatggcaaactgcagcccaacaggcaacaacagctgtcagtgtgtcagtgtgctgacttgactatgacttgccccaaactgcatgtgattatcataaagtgggcatgtctgtaaaggggagactcgtgggtacccatagaacccatttacattcacatatcttgaggtcagaggtcaagggacccctttgaaaatggccatgccattttttcctcgccaaaatttagcgcaagtttggagcattattttacCTCCTACGGACGaatcgctacaacctaaaaattgcaagctTGGTTAAAAACGAAtgtgcattaacgcattattatcgtgttaactttgacagccctgattttaATATAACAACAATGGATCACAGGCCTACATACTGTGAACGGTgactgcagctctgcagagcattttaacatgttttaacttattgttttcagttttacaactttactgttttggttcacaccAAAAACTCTGATAATGTACACTATTACTAAAGGGctgacagacaaagttagcgactagcaggtgaacacagtggggcatttagcagctaaacagccagatatttccctctggaGTTGACAGAGACTGAGgaaagtgaatattggacttatattcaACAGCTGGACAATAACACGCTAAAAGTGTAAATAGGCAATTATTTACTAACACATGAGCTATAATGTCACTGTTTTGATTTCAGCTTGTTTTACTGCCCCTAAGTCGCAAAACAAATCtgttaatgcagctttaaaccaGTTGAGTATGTAATTGATGTGGAATCGAATCCGGTGAACAGGACAGGTGTTACACagaaatctgtgaccgcagaggAGCTAGCTAGCAACATTTGAGCTCACCATTTCTGACGGCTGTTGCCAGGAAATGTGACCCCACTGCATCtatcttttgcttttcttttagtGCTTTttgaatatatctttaaatcaaaaaatattaaaataatttaaaaaatgtaacaatttagttttgtgtgttttctatcATGTACTTATGATAGATCACACAGGTAACACCGCGAAGCAGCTTTCCCATCTGACAATAAACTATTTGACTTCTCATTTGCAGGTTTATAGCTACTGGCATCCTAGCTTAATATTCATTGTTTGATTTGGCGTTTTTCTCTTTTGAAATATAaacttgttttgtattttttttacaggcaAGCAAGATACTCCAGGTGACAGCACCGGTGAGTTACATTTAAATGTGCTCCAGCACACGATATCACATAATATCAAACGATATCACACGATATCGCACGATATCACACGATACCAAACGATATCAAACGATACCAAACCTCAATGTATTTTTGAGTCTAACTGTAAGTTTAGCCATAAACAGTAGATATTTGTCTGTGTCTGGTGCCACGTTGCATAGCCTCAATTTGAGCAAATGTCgactttataaataatatacaacAAATTTGACCTCCTTCAGGCATCATCATCCTGGTTGTGATCATCATCGTAGCCGTTGGATTTGGAATCGCCTGCTACTTCGCACGGAAGAGAGGAAGGGTTTGTACATTAGCTCTTGGCTTCCACTATCCAACAAGGAATAGTTATTTCTTGGCTTACTGATGAAACAAATGAGacataacgtgttaattagtggcTTTAGAGGTGTGGgtagacagattttttttttcacttttggaCAGAGACAAGCTCACTCTTTCCCCTTtattccagtctttatgctaaactaagctaaccacCTGCTGGCAGTAGCTTTCAGGGctgattttcactacacgattaacatggccaaaataattcactATAACGGTATTAtcgcgatatctatagaaaattattattattaataataataacaataataataatgatatcaGTCAAATTAATCTTAAACTATGTTTATTGGGCATTTTGTCTCTTATTTGgtaaatgaattacactcaaaatatgagtgtagggaggtggagagatagtgtgtaaccataactgtagcctacatataagatgttttaaagctgaagtaggcgagattggagcaaatatgatttaaaaaagttaattttataagacggtcgctatatcctgacagtagtacctgaaacaggtaacctgaaaaaaaacatttatctctgtgtcctccggtgctcctaacggcatctgcaagatttcacagacctgaggaaaacaagcagttagagctgatctgggatctgctgtccatctgctgtctatgagagccgtctgtcaatcactcgcaaactccgaccaagcggccaaactaggccgcgctgatcaaatatgaatcaatattatgttacgttcatgcctatttctcgcctcaaatgttttcagaatcatctcatagtgtactgtttagctgttaaatgagaaagtttgtgacaccgccgccattgtgaaatctggtgaaggaacgccaagttccggtcacatgactggagcacagccaagatttttttaaagcctgaaaacagagccatgatgaggtgcagaagtctagttttctctcagaacacttgaattacaatatgctgaaaggttataatggattttttgcccaatgatgccaaaaatatactgcctactgccactttaagaggcgctggattatttacacaatattatcatatgtgtatcattaacatgatatcaatatttcctttttaaataCCACGGTTATCGTCAATATCGGTATATCGCGACACCCCTACTTCATATTAAGCGTACTGACATGTCGAACCATTCCTTCAATTTTGTGGCACTAATATGTGTGTATCTGAATCCCCTCTTCTTACAGCGCCACTCTGTCGACTTCACGTCCAGACCGGATGAAGCCCACATCCCTCTCAGCACCGTGGAGCCTGAGTTGCCTGGTGATGCTGCGCCTCAGAACGGTCAGTCAGGCACACCCACATTATTGTATATTAACAACAGTGTTATGAATCCAAATGTGCTATTCTGTTGTTGCAGAAACATTTATATATCCTGATCTGTGTATGCTTTTCAGGCCTGCTAACCTTTGAAAGTACAGAAATTACTGCTAAAGAGCCACAAGAACCAGAGGCCAAACCTGAAGTACAGGAGGAGCAGAAAGGTAAGGACAAACTGATCATGACTGATCATGGAGCTCAGAGAAAAGGACTTCCACAGCTTGAGTTTTAGCCAACAGAGTTGTGaatttataaatgttttgtgGGCTAATTGTGTgctttcttccttcctctttcttAAGATCAGTTAAACTGAATAAAAGGAAGTAGAGTTTCTGAGCTCTTCGCGCTCTAATTTAACACCGAGAGATACTGTGAGATAGTGTGAgcatcctgcagacacacagaacATTGTAGTGCTGAATAGAACAAGTGTTGTTCTCCACTACAGACATTGATTTGTcagcataacaaatatgaaataaaataatgttagATTTTTACTACATGTCAAGCAACTTTGTCAAGCCACAAGATGTTAATGAATTGATTGTAAGCACAGTAGGTGTGACTTTTACGGGAAGGAAATCTGAAAGTCTGTGACTCACACAGAGCTTGATAAACAACTTGTTGAAATGAATTCAGAAGGACTACCTCGGAAAATTTTGAAATGTCTGTGACGTAAAGTGTCACAAGCTCACACCCAACGGTCCGTTACTATAAGAGACAAGCCTGCAGTACTCATGTCTACCACATGGTGGAAATGGAAGCCAAGTTAACAAATGACAAGCTTGTTCAGTTTGCCACAGCTGCAGCTGACAcctcatatataatatatagaataaatatataatatatagaattcaaattctgattaaaaaaacataccaAGCAGCAAGTCAGCAAGTCTATAAATCCAGATGTGGGTAACAAAATATTTGTGAATTCAAGAGGATGACTACCTctataatttgaatattttctgctaCATTGTTAACTAGACATTTTGTGCCATATAGTGCATGCTTAGAAAGCACAAGTGTTTATTCTCCTCTTTTCATTTCACGTTTCCATTTGTCTGAGAATGAATGAAGTGTTCCTGTTTTACTCAAAGATGTCTTCCCAGGCTGGATTAGAAAGGTGAAATGTACAGTTCGTGCCTGGGCCTGCCTCTCTGCCCTGGGCCACACTTTGTTTCAATGGACAGTGCTGATGTCCGCTTTGAAAAGCAGCTACCTTTCAAATGGTTATCCTCCTCTCCATGTTGTGAGTAATCAGAGCTGGTGGGCAGCCAGATATCTAATCATGCACCTGGGTTTGTTACTGCTGTTTAGATTCAACTTGATGACAAGAAGAAGAATCTGATTTGGTTGATAATGACTGCTTGTCCGgtacactcaaacacacctgTTTTACCTCAAGTGTTTCAATTGGTGAAGTGAATGCTGAATTAGCTAGACGCTTGCCAAAGTGTGAATTACAAAATCACTGTGACAAGAATTCAAAGCTAATATTCTGCAGCACCTACTAGACATGTCTGTATGCAGAAGAAGACCGAAAATAACCACAAACAGCCACAACTTCACACATCCCACACCTATGACTTCCTAGAAACGCTGAAACGGTCTCCCCTCATCCCTTTTGGGTTGCTAGAGTTGTCGCTAATGTGACTGTGGTATAATGAGCAGCTTTGTTATCACATTGAGAAGTTGTTTTTGCATCTAAAGTGGAAGCTACTTGAATGTTTGTGGTTTGTTTCCTTCAGTGATAATGAGAAGCATCTTTAAACCACAGAAAAACATCACATCATCGTGCAAATTGAGGACTAAAGTGACTTATGCAACACTGGGCAACTAGTATAATGTAAGAAGAAAATGAGACTGTTAGTACCCAGATACTTTGCAAGCTGCACATATTACAACATGCAGATAAACCCCTCTTGTTTCCGTGTTGGACAGTGGTGGGGGTGGAGGTGAGGAGTCTGAGTCATTTTGAAATCCAATGTGTCATCTTGGTATGACTGATGTGTatagtttaaaataaaaactgcaAGTCATAAAAAACACAAGCCAAGAAAACTGACACAGAGAAGAACATACAGGATATCCATTAAGGTGCACATATGGTTGTTGGATGTGTATTGTCATAAACTGGCTCAGGGAATGTGCCAAAAAGGAAGTCAACGCAAGGTTATACCTAAAACCAAACATCATTTATTAACTCAAATGAACAAAGGAGTGTGTAGATCAGCAACGTCTGCAAATTAACATAGTGCATGGATGTGTGGCATGCGTGCTGTGGAGGTGTTGAAGGTGCAGAACCAAAAGAAGGTGAGGCAGGCGGGATGTGGCTGTAGGAAGGGAGAGAGAATTAACACATTGGGTAACTTTTATAACCTGGAACACCCAGGTGAGCTCAATCAAGCTGAAGACCCTCCCTAGTTTTGCAGGTACTTGGCCATACAGTACatccagtgggctacctcctgGGTTTTAAAAGTGAAGCaagtgctgaagtgccttaaacttgcattctttctaacagccagcagggggcgactcctctggttgcagaaagaagtcagattgtatagaagtctatgagaaaatgaccctacttctcactttatttattacctcagtaaacattgtaaacatgagtttatggtctcaatctctagtttcaagtcttcttcaatacagcatgatgttcatttagtaaattatggtcccatttagagtcaaatagaccataaagcaggggatgccgtctcggtgactacgtccacttcttatatacagtctatgattacaCCAGAGTATTGGACAATcagaaattttgacctgatgatggcgctagatgaaaagtcaccaaagttattaggatacgtcctctgggcaccatggaCATCTGTACCAAATGATGGATTCAAGGCATTCCATCTgttagttgttgagatattttagagAGTTTCATTCTTGAAAAGGTCTGGGTTGTCACTGCGCCCAGCTGTTGTTCTCcaagtgttaattagtgagctttagaggtgctggtaagcatttttctttactttggagagagccaggctagcagtttcctcCTGCTTCCAATCTCTAAGCTAAGATAATTGCCACCTGGCCGTACGTAACACAccgacatgagagtggtatcaaactATTCATTTAAGTATTGCACTCTAACCAATGATTTTTAACATACCAACAAGTACAAACTACAGATCACATGTCCGGTGTGTGCATACTAAAGGTCAGGTCCACCTGTGAAAGCGTCTAGTCATCCGCCATAAACCAGACAGAAGTGATGATTCCCTGAAGCTTGAAAAGACGCCCGAGGAGCTATCTTACTCACCTTCCTCTCCCCTTCATCTCCACTTTCCCTCCACCTAACCCTGGGTCAGATAATGATGGGGCCACCCTACTTTCCCACAGCCTCCAACAGCTGCATGGCTGTAGCTCATTAGGAACTGGTCAGTAATCAGCCGCCTCATTACCAACATGGTGGCCTCCTGAAATACCTTCGCCCGAGAGAAATCTCCCCACCAGACCGTCAGATAGGGCAAAAACCAATTCAGGCTATATGAGTGGAAATACTGTTATTATGTGGGTGTTAAGTGCAGAACGCAGTGAACCAATTATCAAATCTGCAGTGTCACAGAAGTTTAAATGATGTCTCAACAACGTTACGCAATTAATTCATTGCAACAGTCTAACTTCTTGTTAA
Proteins encoded:
- the LOC119485521 gene encoding cell wall protein DAN4-like, whose product is MPSIGPSFFILGLVVASVTANVTSTSTALPNESTAATTLVTTDVTRTTDTFTVTIPTTNSTEGTISPSTTEIGGDNSTNGNVTKTTVSPITKPKSTNPTSTTKPIIIGELRLLINKPCSTIWCSLISLRI
- the si:dkey-27h10.2 gene encoding major latex allergen Hev b 5; amino-acid sequence: MIDHTGKQDTPGDSTGIIILVVIIIVAVGFGIACYFARKRGRRHSVDFTSRPDEAHIPLSTVEPELPGDAAPQNGLLTFESTEITAKEPQEPEAKPEVQEEQKAEAVKSAADPSAESAAPAPSPDKSEDKPKEDVVAEPSPPAPVEPSVEEKTDDEGVVSNKTSVESLKETNENNSNNADFSQKRDVKRNSLFWDVPLDCPV